A region from the Amycolatopsis camponoti genome encodes:
- a CDS encoding glycosyltransferase family 2 protein — protein sequence MTEHPRYGDEVGVVTVTYFSEDTIERFLDTLEKATEREVKVVVADNASVEGALEEVAKKRKNVQLLSIGENVGYGTAANRGVAELDDRYGWVVVVNPDLEWEPGSLDALLDVAGRWPRGGAFGPLIKDLDGTVYPSARLLPSFGRGIGHAAFAKVWPGNPWTKQYRQETGTPVERTSGWLSGSCQLIRREAFDSVGGFDTRYFMYFEDVDLGDRLAKAGWLNVYAPSASVTHEGGHSTSQASKKMLKAHHDSAYRYLADRHPGLAWKPVLAAVKLGLAVRLKLETR from the coding sequence GTGACTGAGCACCCCCGCTATGGCGACGAAGTCGGCGTCGTGACCGTGACCTACTTCTCCGAGGACACCATCGAGCGGTTCCTCGACACCCTCGAGAAGGCCACCGAGCGCGAGGTCAAGGTGGTCGTCGCGGACAACGCGTCCGTCGAAGGCGCCCTCGAAGAGGTCGCGAAGAAGCGTAAGAACGTGCAGCTGCTCAGCATCGGGGAGAACGTCGGCTACGGGACCGCCGCCAACCGGGGCGTCGCCGAGCTGGACGACCGGTACGGCTGGGTCGTCGTCGTCAACCCGGACCTCGAATGGGAGCCCGGCTCGCTCGACGCCCTCCTCGACGTCGCGGGCCGGTGGCCGCGCGGGGGTGCCTTCGGGCCGCTCATCAAGGACCTCGACGGCACCGTCTACCCCTCGGCGCGGCTGCTGCCGTCGTTCGGGCGCGGCATCGGGCACGCCGCCTTCGCGAAGGTCTGGCCGGGCAACCCCTGGACGAAGCAGTACCGCCAGGAGACCGGCACGCCGGTCGAGCGCACGTCGGGCTGGCTGTCCGGCTCGTGCCAGCTCATCCGCCGGGAGGCGTTCGACTCCGTCGGCGGCTTCGACACGCGCTACTTCATGTACTTCGAGGACGTCGACCTCGGCGACCGGCTGGCGAAGGCCGGCTGGCTGAACGTCTACGCGCCGTCCGCGAGCGTCACCCACGAAGGTGGGCACTCGACCTCGCAGGCGTCGAAGAAGATGCTCAAGGCCCACCACGACAGCGCTTACCGCTACCTCGCCGACCGCCACCCGGGCCTCGCCTGGAAGCCGGTGCTGGCCGCCGTGAAGCTCGGGCTGGCGGTCAGGCTGAAGCTCGAGACCCGCTAG
- a CDS encoding sugar phosphate nucleotidyltransferase — protein sequence MTSEVEIDAVVLVGGKGTRLRPLTLSAPKPMLPTAGTPYLSHLFSRIREAGIRHVVLGTSYRAEVFEEYFGDGKSIGLDLEYVVEEEPLDTAGAIRNVYDKLRADHVIVFNGDIISGSDLGEQLRVHRESEADVTLHLQRVPDPSRFGSVPTDETGRVQAFLEKTPNPPTDQINAGCYVFRRPVIESIPTGRRVSVERETFPQLLEQGAHIHGFVDASYWLDVGTPEAFVRGSADLVRGVAPTSALPGRPGDFLVLDGASVAEDAQLSGGSTIGGGAVVGSGAKIDGSVLFDGAAVSEGAIVERSVLGHGARVGAGAVLRGVVLGDGVSVGAGCELLDGARIWPDTVLPDGSVRFSSDA from the coding sequence GTGACGTCCGAGGTCGAGATCGACGCCGTCGTGCTGGTCGGGGGCAAGGGCACGCGCCTGCGGCCACTGACCCTTTCGGCACCGAAGCCGATGCTCCCGACAGCCGGGACGCCCTACCTCAGCCACCTGTTCTCGCGCATCCGCGAGGCCGGGATCCGGCACGTCGTGCTGGGGACGAGCTACCGGGCGGAGGTGTTCGAGGAGTACTTCGGCGACGGCAAGTCGATCGGTCTGGACCTCGAGTACGTCGTCGAGGAGGAGCCGCTCGACACGGCGGGCGCCATCCGGAACGTCTACGACAAGCTGCGCGCCGACCACGTGATCGTCTTCAACGGCGACATCATCTCCGGCTCCGACCTCGGCGAGCAGCTGCGCGTGCACCGCGAGTCCGAGGCCGACGTCACCCTGCACCTGCAGCGCGTGCCCGACCCGAGCCGGTTCGGCTCGGTGCCGACCGACGAGACCGGGCGCGTCCAGGCCTTCCTCGAGAAGACGCCGAACCCGCCGACCGACCAGATCAACGCCGGCTGCTACGTCTTCCGCCGCCCGGTGATCGAGTCGATCCCGACCGGGCGCCGCGTCTCGGTCGAGCGCGAGACGTTCCCGCAGCTGCTCGAGCAGGGCGCGCACATCCACGGCTTCGTCGACGCGTCCTACTGGCTGGACGTCGGCACGCCGGAGGCGTTCGTCCGCGGCTCGGCCGACCTGGTGCGCGGCGTCGCGCCGACGTCGGCGCTGCCCGGCCGTCCCGGCGACTTCCTGGTGCTCGACGGCGCTTCCGTGGCCGAAGACGCCCAGCTGTCCGGTGGTTCGACCATCGGCGGCGGCGCGGTGGTCGGTTCCGGCGCGAAGATCGACGGCTCGGTGCTCTTCGACGGCGCTGCCGTGTCCGAGGGCGCGATCGTCGAGCGTTCGGTGCTCGGGCACGGTGCGCGCGTCGGCGCCGGCGCGGTGCTGCGCGGGGTCGTGCTGGGCGACGGCGTGTCCGTCGGCGCCGGCTGCGAGCTGCTCGACGGTGCCCGGATCTGGCCCGACACCGTGCTGCCCGACGGTTCCGTCCGCTTCTCGAGCGACGCCTAG
- a CDS encoding DNA-3-methyladenine glycosylase family protein, which yields MFWRPAFEVDLGSVLGPLKRGRGSLNILTDERGITWLASNTPDGPGTLALRKLTDGRIEAAAWGQGKDRLLTGVPALLGANDDDSGFVAHHDVVARARRENPGLRLGATGVVWDWLVLAVLEQKVTGKEAIRSWAELCRRFGAPAPGPGPERLRVPPTPVALRSLPDWHWHRAGVDIKRRTALLNAARVAHHLERAVELRGIEGRHLLRHVPGIGVWTAAEIAQRAWGDPDAVSFGDYNIPSMVGNAVLGLKLDDAGMAEVLAPYAPQRQRAVRYLEAAGHRRPRFGPRIELRDYRAM from the coding sequence ATGTTCTGGCGTCCCGCGTTCGAAGTCGACCTGGGCAGCGTCCTGGGTCCGCTGAAGCGCGGGCGCGGGTCGCTCAACATCCTCACCGACGAGCGCGGGATCACGTGGCTCGCGTCGAACACGCCGGACGGCCCGGGCACCCTCGCCCTGCGTAAGCTGACCGACGGCCGCATCGAGGCCGCGGCCTGGGGCCAGGGCAAGGATCGGCTGCTCACCGGCGTCCCCGCGCTGCTGGGCGCGAACGACGACGACTCCGGGTTCGTCGCGCACCACGACGTCGTCGCGCGCGCCCGGCGCGAGAATCCCGGGCTGCGGCTGGGCGCCACCGGCGTCGTGTGGGACTGGCTGGTGCTCGCGGTGCTGGAGCAGAAGGTGACCGGCAAGGAGGCGATCCGGTCGTGGGCCGAGCTGTGCCGCCGGTTCGGCGCGCCGGCGCCCGGGCCGGGCCCGGAACGGCTGCGCGTGCCGCCGACGCCGGTCGCGCTGCGGTCGCTGCCGGACTGGCACTGGCACCGCGCGGGCGTCGACATCAAGCGCCGCACGGCGTTGCTCAACGCGGCCCGCGTCGCACACCACCTGGAGCGGGCGGTCGAGCTGCGCGGGATCGAGGGCAGGCACCTGCTGCGTCACGTCCCGGGGATCGGGGTGTGGACGGCGGCGGAGATCGCGCAGCGCGCGTGGGGCGACCCGGACGCGGTCAGCTTCGGCGACTACAACATCCCGTCGATGGTCGGGAACGCCGTGCTGGGCCTGAAACTCGACGACGCGGGCATGGCGGAGGTCCTGGCGCCGTACGCCCCGCAGCGGCAGCGGGCGGTGCGCTACCTGGAGGCGGCGGGCCACCGGCGGCCGCGCTTCGGTCCGCGCATCGAGCTGCGCGACTACCGCGCCATGTGA
- a CDS encoding GntR family transcriptional regulator, whose product MIIPFDSSSPVPPFEQVRSGLATRINDRSLPVGTKLPTVRQFAADLGIAPNTVARAYRELEEAGLIETRGRAGSFVAASGDQSRRRAQQAAARYADLTRKLGLDDAEALAIVRAALDEGKG is encoded by the coding sequence GTGATCATCCCCTTCGACAGCAGTTCGCCGGTCCCGCCGTTCGAGCAGGTGCGGTCCGGGCTCGCGACGCGGATCAACGACCGGAGCCTCCCGGTGGGCACGAAGCTGCCCACGGTCCGCCAGTTCGCCGCCGACCTGGGAATCGCGCCGAACACGGTGGCCCGCGCGTACCGCGAGCTGGAGGAAGCCGGGCTGATCGAGACGCGCGGCCGGGCGGGCAGCTTCGTCGCGGCGTCCGGCGACCAGAGCCGCCGCCGCGCGCAGCAGGCCGCGGCCCGATACGCGGACCTCACCCGTAAGCTCGGCTTGGACGACGCCGAGGCGCTGGCGATCGTCCGTGCCGCGCTCGACGAAGGGAAAGGCTGA
- a CDS encoding NUDIX hydrolase, producing MSLHADAVTTLGSWQPDLASQESLRQAFLGFLAAREDSCQRSCEAGHLTASAVVLDHTGTRVLLTLHPRVGRWLQLGGHCEPADVSLAAAALREATEESGMAGLRISAEPVHLDVHPITCSLGVPTRHFDVRYAVHAPAGAEPVRSDESDDLRWWPVDGLPAGSEDLADLVKAAVPVGAGH from the coding sequence GTGAGCCTGCACGCGGACGCCGTCACGACGCTGGGTTCGTGGCAGCCCGATCTCGCTTCCCAGGAGTCGCTGCGGCAGGCGTTCCTCGGGTTCCTCGCGGCGCGTGAGGACAGCTGTCAGCGCTCGTGCGAAGCCGGGCACCTCACGGCGTCGGCGGTGGTCCTGGACCACACCGGGACGCGGGTCCTGCTCACGCTGCACCCGCGGGTCGGCCGCTGGCTGCAGCTCGGCGGGCACTGCGAGCCCGCCGACGTCTCGCTGGCCGCGGCCGCGCTGCGGGAGGCGACCGAGGAGTCCGGGATGGCCGGGCTGCGGATCTCCGCCGAGCCGGTCCACCTGGACGTCCACCCGATCACCTGCTCGCTCGGGGTGCCGACGCGGCACTTCGACGTCCGGTACGCGGTGCACGCCCCGGCGGGCGCGGAGCCGGTGCGCAGCGACGAGTCCGACGACCTGCGGTGGTGGCCGGTGGACGGGCTCCCGGCGGGGTCGGAAGATCTCGCCGATCTGGTGAAAGCGGCCGTTCCTGTCGGTGCCGGGCACTAG
- a CDS encoding coenzyme F420-0:L-glutamate ligase, with amino-acid sequence MWTRPRRWPARRWNWLEPPLTDHASAKLEILPVTGLPEFRPGDDLTGAIVKAAPWLRSGDVLVVTSKIVSKAEGRLVKVPADPEARDAERRKLVEREAIRVVARIARTVITQNHLGIVQAASGIDASNVEGDEVALLPADPDASALALRNGLRERLGVEVAVVVTDTMGRAWRVGQTDAAIGSSGLRVLHAYRGEVDGQGNELAVTEVAVADELAAAADLVKGKLGGTPIAVVRGLDIFDDGSTARNLVRPLEEDLFRLGTNEAIEQGRRAAVPARRSVRHFSDEPVDPAAMRRAVASALTAPAPHHTHPVRFVWLRDPGLRHKLLDAMRESWRADLSADEFTQEQIAKRLSRGDILYRAPEVVIPFLVPDGAHTYRDERRNDCEKTMFTVAGGAAVQGLLVSLAAEGLGSCWIGSTIFAAPLVREVLGLDERWQPLGSVAIGVPLDDPGPRGPITPGEGLLEL; translated from the coding sequence ATGTGGACGCGACCGCGGCGATGGCCCGCGCGGCGCTGGAACTGGCTGGAGCCCCCGTTGACTGACCACGCTTCCGCCAAGCTGGAGATCCTGCCCGTCACCGGGCTGCCGGAGTTCCGCCCCGGCGACGACCTGACCGGCGCGATCGTCAAGGCCGCGCCGTGGCTGCGCTCGGGTGACGTCCTCGTCGTGACCAGCAAGATCGTCTCGAAGGCCGAGGGCAGGCTCGTCAAGGTGCCCGCCGACCCCGAGGCCCGTGACGCCGAGCGCCGCAAGCTCGTCGAGCGCGAGGCCATCCGGGTGGTGGCGCGGATCGCGCGCACGGTGATCACCCAGAACCACCTGGGGATCGTGCAGGCGGCGTCGGGCATCGACGCGTCGAACGTCGAGGGCGACGAGGTCGCGCTGCTGCCGGCCGACCCGGACGCGTCGGCCCTGGCCCTGCGCAACGGGTTGCGCGAGCGGCTCGGCGTCGAGGTCGCCGTGGTCGTCACCGACACGATGGGCCGCGCGTGGCGGGTCGGGCAGACCGACGCCGCGATCGGCTCGTCCGGGTTGCGCGTGCTGCACGCCTACCGCGGCGAGGTGGACGGGCAGGGCAACGAGCTGGCCGTCACCGAGGTCGCGGTCGCCGACGAGCTGGCCGCGGCCGCCGACCTGGTCAAGGGCAAGCTCGGCGGCACGCCGATCGCCGTCGTCCGCGGTCTGGACATCTTCGACGACGGCTCGACGGCCCGGAACCTCGTCCGCCCGCTGGAGGAGGACCTCTTCCGGCTGGGCACGAACGAGGCCATCGAGCAGGGGCGGCGCGCGGCCGTCCCGGCGCGGCGTTCGGTGCGGCACTTCTCGGACGAGCCGGTGGACCCGGCCGCGATGCGCCGCGCCGTGGCGTCCGCGCTGACCGCGCCCGCGCCGCACCACACGCACCCGGTGCGGTTCGTCTGGCTGCGCGACCCGGGCCTGCGGCACAAGCTGCTCGACGCGATGCGCGAGTCGTGGCGGGCCGACCTGTCCGCGGACGAGTTCACGCAGGAGCAGATCGCGAAGCGGCTCAGCCGCGGCGACATCCTTTACCGGGCCCCGGAAGTGGTCATCCCGTTCCTGGTGCCCGACGGCGCGCACACCTACCGCGACGAGCGTCGCAACGACTGCGAGAAGACGATGTTCACCGTCGCTGGCGGCGCCGCGGTGCAGGGCCTGCTGGTCTCGCTGGCGGCCGAAGGGCTCGGTTCGTGCTGGATCGGGTCGACGATCTTCGCCGCCCCGCTCGTCCGCGAGGTCCTCGGGCTCGACGAACGCTGGCAGCCGCTCGGCTCGGTCGCGATCGGCGTCCCGCTCGACGATCCCGGCCCGCGCGGGCCGATCACGCCCGGGGAAGGACTGCTGGAGCTGTGA
- the cofD gene encoding 2-phospho-L-lactate transferase — MKIVVMVGGVGGARFLLGLKSALGMTPEGASESGHEVTALVNTGDDVWMHGLRICPDLDTCMYTLGGGIDKDRGWGHSGETWVVKEELAAYGAEPSWFGLGDKDIATHLIRSRMLRAGYPLSAVTEALCDRWQPGVRLLPMSDDRVETHVVIDDPEQDGQQKAVHFQEWWVRYRAEPKAHSIVAVGNDEAKPAPGVLEAIAGADAVLFAPSNPVVSIGTTLGVPGIRDALRKTSAGVVGVSPIIGGKALRGMADACLTAIGVETSAEAVGRHYGSRKADGVLDGWLIAEGETADVPGVTVRDVPLLMSDVDATAAMARAALELAGAPVD, encoded by the coding sequence GTGAAGATCGTGGTGATGGTCGGCGGAGTGGGCGGGGCCCGCTTCCTGCTGGGTTTGAAGTCGGCGCTGGGCATGACGCCCGAAGGCGCGAGCGAGTCCGGGCACGAGGTGACGGCGCTGGTCAACACCGGCGACGACGTCTGGATGCACGGCCTGCGGATCTGCCCGGACCTGGACACCTGCATGTACACGCTGGGCGGCGGGATCGACAAGGACCGCGGCTGGGGGCATTCGGGCGAGACCTGGGTCGTCAAGGAGGAGCTGGCGGCCTACGGCGCCGAGCCGAGCTGGTTCGGCCTCGGCGACAAGGACATCGCCACCCACCTGATCCGGTCGCGGATGCTGCGGGCGGGCTATCCGCTCTCGGCGGTGACCGAGGCCCTGTGCGACCGCTGGCAGCCCGGCGTCCGGCTGCTGCCGATGTCGGACGACCGCGTCGAGACGCACGTCGTCATCGACGACCCGGAGCAGGACGGCCAGCAGAAGGCCGTCCACTTCCAGGAGTGGTGGGTGCGCTACCGCGCCGAGCCGAAGGCGCACTCGATCGTCGCGGTCGGCAACGACGAGGCCAAGCCCGCGCCGGGCGTGCTCGAAGCCATCGCCGGCGCCGACGCCGTGCTGTTCGCGCCGTCGAACCCGGTGGTGTCGATCGGGACCACGCTGGGCGTGCCGGGGATCCGGGACGCGCTGCGCAAGACGTCGGCCGGCGTCGTCGGGGTGTCGCCGATCATCGGCGGCAAGGCGCTGCGCGGGATGGCCGACGCGTGCCTGACCGCGATCGGCGTCGAGACGTCGGCGGAGGCGGTGGGCCGGCACTACGGCTCGCGCAAGGCCGACGGCGTGCTCGACGGCTGGCTGATCGCGGAAGGCGAGACGGCCGACGTGCCGGGCGTGACCGTGCGCGACGTCCCGCTGCTGATGTCCGATGTGGACGCGACCGCGGCGATGGCCCGCGCGGCGCTGGAACTGGCTGGAGCCCCCGTTGACTGA
- a CDS encoding GNAT family N-acetyltransferase, which yields MNAPETLEIACSRAWPPLVEKPLGTWRLRWADGFTGRANSALAVGDPGLPIPDALRAVCDFAHDRGIQPMVQVVRDSPNERAIVAEGWFQATRHHRGHEVVVLTAPLTGASPVDGVVVHDEPTPEWWNLTLGPGEDIPAARSVLTGGKVGYGVATLDGAAAGVVRGALVDGWLHVGRLEVAPDFRRRGLAKALMGALHAWGAEHGADRAVLQVAEGNSGALALYAGLGYTPHHRYRYWVPAPGSCEDSTS from the coding sequence GTGAACGCACCCGAGACGCTCGAAATCGCCTGCAGCAGAGCATGGCCGCCGCTGGTCGAAAAACCCTTGGGGACCTGGCGGCTGCGCTGGGCGGACGGCTTCACCGGCCGCGCGAACAGCGCGCTCGCCGTCGGCGACCCCGGCCTGCCGATCCCGGACGCCCTGCGCGCGGTGTGTGACTTCGCCCACGATCGGGGGATCCAGCCGATGGTGCAGGTGGTCCGCGACAGCCCGAACGAGCGGGCGATCGTCGCCGAGGGCTGGTTCCAGGCGACGCGGCACCACCGCGGCCACGAGGTCGTCGTGCTCACCGCGCCGCTGACCGGCGCATCCCCGGTCGACGGCGTCGTCGTGCACGACGAGCCGACGCCGGAGTGGTGGAACCTCACGCTCGGGCCCGGCGAGGACATCCCGGCCGCGCGGAGCGTCCTGACCGGCGGGAAGGTCGGCTACGGCGTCGCGACGCTCGACGGCGCCGCCGCCGGAGTCGTCCGCGGCGCCCTGGTCGACGGCTGGCTGCACGTCGGCCGCCTGGAGGTCGCACCGGATTTCCGGCGCCGCGGGCTCGCGAAGGCGCTGATGGGCGCCCTGCACGCGTGGGGTGCGGAACACGGAGCGGACCGGGCGGTGTTGCAGGTGGCGGAGGGGAACTCGGGCGCACTCGCGCTCTATGCGGGGCTGGGCTACACCCCGCACCACAGATACCGGTACTGGGTGCCCGCACCCGGCTCGTGCGAGGATTCGACGTCGTGA
- the fdxA gene encoding ferredoxin, which produces MTYVIAEPCVDVLDKACIDECPVDCIYEGERMLYIHPDECVDCGACEPVCPVEAIYYEDDVPDNWSDYTKANVDFFDELGSPGGASKVGKTAHDPAFIKALPPQGE; this is translated from the coding sequence GTGACCTACGTGATCGCCGAGCCCTGCGTCGACGTGCTCGACAAGGCGTGTATCGACGAGTGCCCCGTGGACTGCATCTACGAGGGCGAGCGGATGCTGTACATCCACCCGGACGAGTGCGTCGACTGCGGCGCCTGCGAGCCGGTCTGCCCGGTCGAGGCGATCTACTACGAGGACGACGTCCCGGACAACTGGTCGGACTACACCAAGGCCAACGTCGACTTCTTCGACGAGCTGGGCTCGCCCGGCGGCGCCTCCAAGGTGGGCAAGACCGCGCACGACCCGGCGTTCATCAAGGCGCTGCCCCCGCAGGGCGAATGA
- the dapC gene encoding succinyldiaminopimelate transaminase, with translation MSRVALPDFPWDSLAEVKATASAHPGGMVDLSIGTPVDPVPAGIRDALASVSEIPGYPTTHGIPALRAAAIAALGRRHGVTGIEPDAVLPTIGSKEAVAWLPRLLGFGPGDLVVIPELAYPTYEVGALLAGASILRADSTVALGPQRPAMIWLNSPSNPTGRVLPVEHLRKVVEWARERDVVVVSDECYLALGWETSPLSVLHPDVCGGSTEGLIAVHSLSKSANLASYRAGFLTGDPRLIAQLLEIRKHAGMIVPRPVQEAMVAALTDDEALAAQRERYARRRLSLRKALQDNGFQIDHSEAGLYLWATRDEPAAATVEWLADRGILVAPGTFYGPTGGQHVRVALTATDERVDAAVERLSQ, from the coding sequence ATGAGCCGGGTCGCGCTGCCCGACTTCCCCTGGGATTCGCTCGCCGAGGTCAAGGCCACGGCGAGCGCCCACCCCGGCGGGATGGTCGACCTCTCCATCGGCACGCCCGTCGACCCGGTCCCGGCCGGCATCCGCGACGCGCTCGCGTCGGTGTCGGAGATCCCGGGCTACCCGACGACGCACGGCATCCCGGCCCTGCGCGCGGCGGCCATCGCCGCCCTCGGCCGCCGGCACGGCGTCACCGGCATCGAGCCGGACGCGGTGCTCCCGACGATCGGGTCGAAGGAGGCCGTGGCCTGGCTGCCGCGCCTGCTCGGCTTCGGTCCCGGCGACCTCGTGGTCATCCCGGAGCTGGCCTACCCGACGTACGAGGTCGGGGCGCTGCTCGCGGGCGCGTCGATCCTGCGCGCCGACAGCACGGTCGCGCTCGGCCCGCAGCGGCCGGCGATGATCTGGCTGAACTCGCCGTCCAACCCGACGGGTCGCGTGCTCCCGGTGGAGCACCTGCGCAAGGTCGTCGAGTGGGCCCGCGAGCGCGACGTCGTGGTGGTCTCCGACGAGTGCTACCTGGCGCTGGGCTGGGAGACTTCGCCGTTGTCGGTGCTGCACCCGGACGTGTGCGGCGGCAGTACCGAAGGCCTGATCGCGGTGCACTCGCTGTCCAAGTCGGCGAACCTCGCCAGCTACCGCGCCGGGTTCCTGACCGGTGACCCCCGGCTGATCGCGCAGCTGCTCGAGATCCGCAAGCACGCGGGCATGATCGTGCCCCGCCCGGTCCAGGAGGCGATGGTCGCCGCCCTGACCGACGACGAGGCGCTGGCCGCCCAGCGCGAGCGTTATGCCCGGCGCCGGCTGTCGCTGCGGAAGGCGTTGCAGGACAACGGTTTCCAGATTGACCACTCCGAGGCCGGGCTGTATCTGTGGGCCACGCGCGACGAGCCCGCGGCGGCGACGGTCGAGTGGCTGGCCGACCGCGGCATCCTGGTGGCCCCGGGAACGTTCTACGGCCCGACCGGCGGTCAGCACGTCCGCGTCGCCCTGACCGCGACGGACGAGCGCGTCGACGCTGCCGTGGAGCGCTTGAGTCAGTAG
- a CDS encoding TetR/AcrR family transcriptional regulator, whose product MTLLASGVKEVAVNRKEKAAETETALKEAARRVFARKGYLNTKITDITAEAGRAAGSFYNHFPGKEELLEALLADIATSGDESALTEGHLSDFSDPAAVRWHVAQYWDFYKEHAPTMQALRQAAMVNDAFARTLASFGATQGADLNGHLAHVTAAGMRLPARTELTIAMMYQLVDSFAQMWLLDPAPAGWTPPTDEEAIEALTRFVYRGFTGRDY is encoded by the coding sequence ATGACACTGCTAGCGTCCGGCGTCAAGGAGGTGGCGGTGAACCGCAAGGAGAAGGCCGCGGAGACGGAGACCGCGCTGAAGGAGGCGGCCCGGCGCGTGTTCGCGCGGAAGGGCTACCTGAACACGAAGATCACGGACATCACCGCCGAGGCGGGCCGGGCCGCGGGATCGTTCTACAACCACTTCCCCGGCAAGGAAGAGCTGCTCGAAGCGCTCCTGGCCGACATCGCGACGTCCGGCGACGAGAGCGCGCTGACCGAGGGGCACCTGTCGGACTTCAGCGACCCGGCGGCGGTGCGCTGGCACGTGGCGCAGTACTGGGACTTCTACAAGGAGCACGCGCCGACGATGCAGGCGCTGCGCCAGGCGGCGATGGTCAACGACGCGTTCGCCCGGACGCTGGCGAGCTTCGGCGCCACCCAGGGCGCGGATCTCAACGGCCACCTCGCCCACGTGACGGCGGCCGGGATGCGGCTGCCGGCGCGCACCGAGCTGACGATCGCGATGATGTACCAGCTCGTCGACAGCTTCGCGCAGATGTGGCTGCTCGACCCGGCGCCGGCGGGGTGGACACCACCGACCGACGAAGAGGCGATCGAAGCGCTCACCCGGTTCGTCTACCGCGGCTTCACGGGCCGGGACTACTGA
- a CDS encoding FAD-dependent monooxygenase → MDTRVLIAGAGPTGLTLAIELARRDVAVRIFDKAETYFVGSRGDGLQPRTLEIFEDLGVLDAVLAAGAAPVPMKIHLGGEVVGERMMFDPVEPTPAKPYPTGWFLGQSQTEGILRDRLAEFGVHVELSTALTGFEQDADGVTATLSTGETVRAEYLAGADGGKSFVRKTLGIAFEGSTDESIRMLLGDVHAEGLDRAYGHWFATPEDPMSGMMFSPLPGTPWFQFGAPLGDGELDAETALPAVQARLDALSGGTVKLSDLAWSTVWRPNVRLAARFRDGRVFLAGDAAHVHPPTGGQGLNTGVGDGYNLGWKLADGAPELIDSYEPERRTNAARVLGISTELMQKYVDGDEDAHRRGEDFHQLDISYRGGPLSPAGTGALRPGDRAPDAPLLDANGKRVRLFELFRGPHATSLTFGDGPAEGYRILPAGSVATGTDLVDDGGHAYAAYEAEGGRQVLIRPDGYVWSIA, encoded by the coding sequence ATGGATACTCGGGTGCTGATCGCGGGGGCGGGGCCGACCGGGCTGACGCTGGCCATCGAGCTGGCCCGGCGCGACGTCGCCGTGCGGATCTTCGACAAGGCCGAGACGTACTTCGTGGGCTCGCGCGGCGACGGGCTCCAGCCGCGCACGCTGGAGATCTTCGAGGACCTCGGCGTGCTCGACGCGGTGCTGGCCGCGGGGGCCGCGCCGGTGCCGATGAAGATCCACCTCGGCGGCGAGGTCGTCGGCGAGCGGATGATGTTCGACCCGGTCGAGCCGACGCCGGCGAAGCCGTACCCGACCGGCTGGTTCCTCGGCCAGTCGCAGACCGAGGGCATCCTGCGCGACCGGCTGGCCGAGTTCGGCGTGCACGTCGAGCTGAGCACCGCGCTGACCGGCTTCGAGCAGGACGCCGACGGCGTCACGGCCACGCTGAGCACGGGGGAGACCGTCCGCGCCGAGTACCTGGCCGGCGCCGACGGCGGCAAGAGCTTCGTCCGCAAGACGCTGGGGATCGCGTTCGAAGGCAGCACCGACGAGTCGATCCGGATGCTGCTCGGCGACGTCCACGCCGAGGGGCTGGACCGCGCGTACGGCCACTGGTTCGCGACTCCGGAAGACCCGATGAGCGGCATGATGTTCAGCCCGCTGCCGGGCACGCCGTGGTTCCAGTTCGGCGCGCCGCTCGGCGACGGCGAGCTGGACGCCGAGACGGCGTTGCCCGCGGTCCAGGCCCGGCTCGACGCCCTCAGCGGCGGCACCGTCAAGCTGTCCGACCTGGCCTGGTCGACGGTGTGGCGGCCGAACGTCCGGCTGGCCGCGCGGTTCCGCGACGGCCGGGTCTTCCTGGCCGGCGACGCGGCGCACGTCCACCCGCCGACCGGGGGCCAGGGCCTGAACACCGGCGTCGGAGACGGCTACAACCTGGGCTGGAAGCTCGCCGACGGCGCACCCGAGCTGATCGACAGCTACGAGCCCGAGCGCCGGACGAACGCGGCGCGCGTGCTCGGCATCTCGACGGAGCTGATGCAGAAGTACGTCGACGGCGACGAGGACGCGCACCGGCGCGGCGAGGACTTCCACCAGCTGGACATCAGCTACCGCGGCGGCCCGCTGTCCCCGGCCGGCACCGGCGCGCTGCGTCCCGGCGACCGCGCCCCGGACGCGCCCCTGCTCGACGCGAACGGCAAGCGCGTGCGGCTGTTCGAGCTGTTCCGCGGCCCGCACGCGACGTCGCTGACCTTCGGCGACGGCCCGGCGGAGGGCTACCGGATCCTGCCCGCGGGGAGCGTCGCGACCGGCACCGACCTGGTCGACGACGGTGGCCACGCGTACGCGGCGTACGAGGCCGAGGGTGGCCGGCAGGTGCTCATCCGGCCCGACGGGTACGTCTGGTCGATCGCCTGA